Below is a genomic region from Eremothecium sinecaudum strain ATCC 58844 chromosome V, complete sequence.
TGAATTGTTCCCATTTGATAATAGCACGTTAGACACTACACGAGATTGTGACTATAATGTGTACTTTAAAGACGTGGTAGAGGCTGATGAGCCGTTTGTAAGCCTTGGTCTGTTGTCAAAATTAAGAAATAATGCATATTTAGAGCAAGAACAGCTGCTCGACGGTAAAAATCAGGCTGAAGACACCCCGCTGGTGATCGGGCGTGTATGCACGAATTTTGCGTCGTTGTTGACTATGTCTGGCAATGGTAATCCCTCTAGACATGAAACTTTGGAAGTGAAGATGAAGTTCTCTAACGTTAATTCCAGTACTAGTACCAGAAAGTCAAGCTTTAGTAAGGCGCAGCCTGCCAAAAGAATGAATTCATACGCAGGGTTCATCCCAGCATCTGGAGTAACCAAACCAGCTCCAATTCCTACGGCAGCCAACGGTGCTATAACAAAGAGTAAAAAGAGAGAAATGAACCAAATGCCAGCTCCAAAGGCCTTTAGAACACAGTCGCTTCCTATCTGGGAGAACCCTAAATACGGTGGTATCCGTGGTGGAACAATAGCTCATAAGATTTACATGGCGGATAGGAGCAAAGAAAGCTCCTCTTGTCAGCAATTTCTTCCGCAATCTGGTATTGGGCAGGAAAGAAGGCCTACTTATCAGGTCACCTCTCTACAAAGTGATTCCACAGTTACAAGATTTCATATTGATGACTCTGTAAGCAAGAGGTTTGAGTTCATGAACAAACCAAAGGCGAAGAAGCCAAGCAGTTACCAGCAGAAGCCGCCTAACAACATATCGTCATTCGGCTACCCACAAGCAAAGAAGCATACATATAAACATAAGCCAGTGAGTGCCGCACGTAATAGCATTGAACGGCCAAACAGCAGTTCTGCTTCTAATTCGAAGCAAGAAAATATGTCAAAGGAATTTAACATCATAagcgatgagatgagcCTTCAGGATATGGTCCATCCGCTTCAGCATCAGGATAAGAACGATGAAAGCATATTTGAATTGGCAAACGCACAGGTAAACACCTCCGAAATTGTCAGCGATAAGGAAAACGTACCTCCGATAGCTGATTCTACCCCCCAGCCTTCTCTTCAAATTGAAATGGAGGATTTCTTCAGCTTCGATCTAGAGAATGTTAAGCATTCAGAAGACGAATGGCTACAAGGCATGTTCGGTACTCCTCGTGATGTTAACACCTGTAATACCATACCTATAGAAGAAGATAATGAGGATGACCAAGGCTCTATAGCCTTAACACATTCCGGGGAAACCGGACTATCGGCTTCGGCAACTAAGCGTCAGACGGATTTCGTATATGACACCGATCGCACCTCGCCAATCGACACATTATCCATGCCTATCATGGATTTGGAACCATCTGCAAATCAGCAGGCGAGATTCGTTAGCTGTGCCGACCAATTGAAGCGATTACCACTGCTGAGCGGCGGTAAATGTGCTTCAACAGAAAAGCATACACCGGCAGATGACGAGCTCGCAGATGAAGACGATGATGCGACTTCACCGGTAGAGCAAGTGAGCACATCTCCAGCGAACCCGAGGTCTGCCCCCCAAATCTCAGAGAATAGCCATAAACGCACGACATTTCACGACATGTGCTCGGACtctgatgatgatgatgaagataaCTTACAATCTATTAAAAAACGTAAAGCAATGCCTTCTTCACCAACCTCAATGTACCAGCCCTACAAAAAATTGCATTCCAGTATCTCCGAGCATCCTCAGCACGGAAGTCCAATGGTTTCTGACGAGTTCACTTTTGTTGAAGTAAATCAGAGCTTGGACTTAACTTCCAGAACGGAATACGATTCCAACGACAACAGCCCACAACACACAAAGAAGAAAAACAATTAAGATCCTATAGAGTCAACAAAATACTGGCGATAAGCGCTAGCTTCGTATCTATATAATATACTCACCGTGTAGCATTAATGAATAACTCACTTTAGTCAGATTTCTTCCGTGGTGTACGGAGTTCCCAACATCTCGGTCGCTGAATCCGACATTAAAAACCAAGTCATTGAATAATTCATTACGTGGTACTAATACAATCGAGTAACCTGTCCGCATTTTAGAGCTGTTGTAAGATTATTAGGGCTATAGAACGTGTTAGAACTTATTGGTGTATGAACGGTTTGAAGATATTATACTTATAGAATTTTAGTGCATATGATGACAACTACTGCCATTACTTTCCTGCTGGGATCAGTATCGACATTATATCTGTTACTGTACCTGTTGTCCCACACTCCTAGGAAATCTTTCGATGAAGAACTGAAATTCAAGAGtattgatgatgatggtAAAGTAGTTACTGGTCAGCTTAAGAACATTTTGGATGATaaagatgatgataaaaaGGGCGTTGATGGCGACATAGAGCTATCCGTAGTCGTTCCTAGTTACAATGAGACTGCTAGAATATCAGTAATGTTAACAGAAACGATTGAGTTTCTACGCAAGAACTATGGTAACAGATGGGAAATCATTGTAGTGGACGATGGGTCTCAAGATGGTACAGCAGAGTTCTGTTTAGAATTCATTAGAAAGAACTTTAAATTTGTCACGCATCAGTTTAGAGTGG
It encodes:
- the SPT21 gene encoding Spt21p (Syntenic homolog of Ashbya gossypii AFL132C; Syntenic homolog of Saccharomyces cerevisiae YMR179W (SPT21)), which translates into the protein MNPLFRQEGLSQMTLKILYTVDNEPNYFLARSKMLLPVSVESVPSNSSHLKSPLRIGVIELSHVLNVVYKSSPELFPFDNSTLDTTRDCDYNVYFKDVVEADEPFVSLGLLSKLRNNAYLEQEQLLDGKNQAEDTPLVIGRVCTNFASLLTMSGNGNPSRHETLEVKMKFSNVNSSTSTRKSSFSKAQPAKRMNSYAGFIPASGVTKPAPIPTAANGAITKSKKREMNQMPAPKAFRTQSLPIWENPKYGGIRGGTIAHKIYMADRSKESSSCQQFLPQSGIGQERRPTYQVTSLQSDSTVTRFHIDDSVSKRFEFMNKPKAKKPSSYQQKPPNNISSFGYPQAKKHTYKHKPVSAARNSIERPNSSSASNSKQENMSKEFNIISDEMSLQDMVHPLQHQDKNDESIFELANAQVNTSEIVSDKENVPPIADSTPQPSLQIEMEDFFSFDLENVKHSEDEWLQGMFGTPRDVNTCNTIPIEEDNEDDQGSIALTHSGETGLSASATKRQTDFVYDTDRTSPIDTLSMPIMDLEPSANQQARFVSCADQLKRLPLLSGGKCASTEKHTPADDELADEDDDATSPVEQVSTSPANPRSAPQISENSHKRTTFHDMCSDSDDDDEDNLQSIKKRKAMPSSPTSMYQPYKKLHSSISEHPQHGSPMVSDEFTFVEVNQSLDLTSRTEYDSNDNSPQHTKKKNN